Proteins from a single region of Ziziphus jujuba cultivar Dongzao chromosome 1, ASM3175591v1:
- the LOC107407363 gene encoding uncharacterized protein LOC107407363 isoform X1, with protein sequence MTMLPVCSAAPSCSSHSQISFHGALRPFSQFQKELEARCIMEDRVYSLTNGTQIHGDSFRTHATKSLYSNFVKSTEKSVSTDFISRNSCANEAEYFKCKYTNMWTSSTGNINKGQQIGKVEVNYVENLSQSATDEGLLDFSDQSNGNVNILSGSGEPEIISTIDSTQETSTSLPDSLELDSGSLSSVKSGFDEFFSEVSKSFSTSVTKGENAVKSSLETINSSISAAIKSANEAVDNAFHGAFSTVDQTGELAGNKLSNFSSDLKESTSKAADIAVDALRHTIVVAEDTLANGASFVLYSYQSAKKLLAPEIRDALNLSEEKAIDILRPAKVAFQQQVYSNIEGLEQSLGLDPNDPIVPFVLFLGTSATLWVFYWVRTYSGYSGDLTPQSTLDILTGKENAVLIDIRPDVLRERDGVPDLRRVARFRYTSVTLPEVNGSLRKLLKSGQDLDDILTAAVIRNLKIVQDRSKVIVIDADGTRSKGVARSLRKLGVKKPYLVQGGFESWVKQSLRVKDLKAETTLTILNEEAEAILEDIRPSPVQVVGYGVGLIASSYALLEWEKTLQFIGVFGLAQTIFRRVASYENAEDLKQDVRLLLAPVRLGSQVFTWAAGKLESNRIGLPTSPSSLDVQNRVLQAAAKHESQPSDIEAVPDSSPQSTIPVNENVDLSEA encoded by the exons ATGACAATGTTGCCTGTTTGCTCAGCCGCCCCAAGCTGTTCTTCTCATTCCCAG ATTTCGTTTCATGGAGCGTTGCGTCCCTTTTCTCAGTTCCAGAAGGAATTGGAGGCCAGATGTATTATGGAAGACAGAGTTTACAGCTTGACTAATGGGACACAAATCCATGGAGATTCCTTTAGAACACATGCTACAAAGTCTCTTTACTCTAATTTTGTCAAGAGTACAGAAAAGTCAGTCTCCACGGATTTCATTAGCAGGAATTCCTGTGCAAACGAAGCAGAGTATTTTAAATGTAAGTATACCAATATGTGGACATCTTCAACCGGAAACATAAATAAGGGACAGCAAATTGGGAAGGTTGAAGTGAACTATGTTGAAAATCTCAGCCAATCTGCTACCGATGAAGGTCTTCTCGATTTTTCGGACCAATCAAATGGAAATGTAAATATCTTATCAGGATCTGGAGAACCAGAAATCATATCAACTATTGATTCAACACAAGAAACTTCCACCTCTTTACCTGACTCCTTGGAGCTGGATAGTGGTTCATTGTCCAGTGTGAAATCAGgatttgatgaatttttttcTGAGGTTAGTAAGTCGTTTAGTACTTCAGTAACTAAAGGAGAAAATGCTGTGAAAAGCTCACTAGAGACTATCAATTCGTCAATATCAGCTGCCATCAAAAGTGCTAATGAAGCAGTGGACAATGCATTTCATGGAGCATTTTCAACTGTTGATCAAACAGGAGAGTTAGCTGGTAATAAACTGAGTAACTTTTCGAGTGATCTGAAGGAATCCACAAGCAAAGCAGCTGATATAGCTGTTGATGCATTGAGGCATACAATAGTTGTAGCGGAGGATACTTTAGCAAATGGAGCTTCCTTTGTTCTCTACTCTTATCAGTCTGCCAAGAAATTGCTTGCTCCAGAGATCAGGGATGCACTAAATTTGTCGGAAGAGAAAGCAATCGATATCTTGAGGCCTGCAAAAGTAGCTTTCCAACAG CAGGTTTACAGCAATATTGAGGGGTTAGAGCAAAGTCTTGGCCTGGATCCAAATGATCCAATAGTTCCATTCGTTCTTTTCCTTGGCACCTCAGCCACTCTATG GGTCTTTTATTGGGTTCGGACATATAGTGGTTACTCAGGAGATTTAACCCCTCAATCAACTTTAGATATCCTGACAGGGAAGGAAAATGCTGTGCTCATTGATATCCGGCCTGAC gttttgagagaaagagaTGGTGTTCCTGATCTTCGAAGAGTTGCTCGTTTTCGCTACACAAGTGTGACTCTGCCTGAG GTCAATGGGTCTCTTCGGAAGTTGTTGAAAAGCGGACAGGACCTTGATGACATCTTGACAGCTGCTGTTATTCGGAATTTGAAAATTGTTCAG GACAGATCCAAGGTTATAGTTATTGATGCTGATGGTACTCGTTCAAAAGGAGTTGCAAGATCCTTGAGAAAACTTGGGGTCAAG AAACCTTACTTGGTTCAAGGTGGCTTTGAGTCTTGGGTGAAACAGAGCCTCCGAGTAAAGGATCTCAAAGCTGAGACAACACTTACCATATTAAATGAG GAAGCTGAGGCAATTCTGGAGGATATCAGACCTTCTCCTGTACAAGTTGTTGGTTATGGTGTG GGTTTGATTGCTTCATCATATGCTCTACTAG AATGGGAGAAGACATTGCAATTTATTGGCGTCTTTGGCCTTGCTCAG ACCATTTTTCGACGCGTTGCTTCTTATGAGAATGCTGAAGATCTTAAGCAAGATGTGAG GCTATTGCTTGCTCCTGTTAGACTTGGAAGTCAGGTGTTTACATGGGCTGCTGGGAAGTTAGAATCAAACCGCATTGGACTACCCACATCTCCTTCGTCCTTGGATGTTCAAAACCGTGTTCTGCAGGCTGCTGCAAAGCATGAATCACAACCATCCGATATTGAAGCTGTCCCAGATTCATCGCCTCAATCAACAATTCCAGTCAACGAGAATGTAGATCTCTCTGAAGCATAG
- the LOC107407363 gene encoding uncharacterized protein LOC107407363 isoform X2 — translation MTMLPVCSAAPSCSSHSQISFHGALRPFSQFQKELEARCIMEDRVYSLTNGTQIHGDSFRTHATKSLYSNFVKSTEKSVSTDFISRNSCANEAEYFKCKYTNMWTSSTGNINKGQQIGKVEVNYVENLSQSATDEGLLDFSDQSNGNVNILSGSGEPEIISTIDSTQETSTSLPDSLELDSGSLSSVKSGFDEFFSEVSKSFSTSVTKGENAVKSSLETINSSISAAIKSANEAVDNAFHGAFSTVDQTGELAGNKLSNFSSDLKESTSKAADIAVDALRHTIVVAEDTLANGASFVLYSYQSAKKLLAPEIRDALNLSEEKAIDILRPAKVAFQQVYSNIEGLEQSLGLDPNDPIVPFVLFLGTSATLWVFYWVRTYSGYSGDLTPQSTLDILTGKENAVLIDIRPDVLRERDGVPDLRRVARFRYTSVTLPEVNGSLRKLLKSGQDLDDILTAAVIRNLKIVQDRSKVIVIDADGTRSKGVARSLRKLGVKKPYLVQGGFESWVKQSLRVKDLKAETTLTILNEEAEAILEDIRPSPVQVVGYGVGLIASSYALLEWEKTLQFIGVFGLAQTIFRRVASYENAEDLKQDVRLLLAPVRLGSQVFTWAAGKLESNRIGLPTSPSSLDVQNRVLQAAAKHESQPSDIEAVPDSSPQSTIPVNENVDLSEA, via the exons ATGACAATGTTGCCTGTTTGCTCAGCCGCCCCAAGCTGTTCTTCTCATTCCCAG ATTTCGTTTCATGGAGCGTTGCGTCCCTTTTCTCAGTTCCAGAAGGAATTGGAGGCCAGATGTATTATGGAAGACAGAGTTTACAGCTTGACTAATGGGACACAAATCCATGGAGATTCCTTTAGAACACATGCTACAAAGTCTCTTTACTCTAATTTTGTCAAGAGTACAGAAAAGTCAGTCTCCACGGATTTCATTAGCAGGAATTCCTGTGCAAACGAAGCAGAGTATTTTAAATGTAAGTATACCAATATGTGGACATCTTCAACCGGAAACATAAATAAGGGACAGCAAATTGGGAAGGTTGAAGTGAACTATGTTGAAAATCTCAGCCAATCTGCTACCGATGAAGGTCTTCTCGATTTTTCGGACCAATCAAATGGAAATGTAAATATCTTATCAGGATCTGGAGAACCAGAAATCATATCAACTATTGATTCAACACAAGAAACTTCCACCTCTTTACCTGACTCCTTGGAGCTGGATAGTGGTTCATTGTCCAGTGTGAAATCAGgatttgatgaatttttttcTGAGGTTAGTAAGTCGTTTAGTACTTCAGTAACTAAAGGAGAAAATGCTGTGAAAAGCTCACTAGAGACTATCAATTCGTCAATATCAGCTGCCATCAAAAGTGCTAATGAAGCAGTGGACAATGCATTTCATGGAGCATTTTCAACTGTTGATCAAACAGGAGAGTTAGCTGGTAATAAACTGAGTAACTTTTCGAGTGATCTGAAGGAATCCACAAGCAAAGCAGCTGATATAGCTGTTGATGCATTGAGGCATACAATAGTTGTAGCGGAGGATACTTTAGCAAATGGAGCTTCCTTTGTTCTCTACTCTTATCAGTCTGCCAAGAAATTGCTTGCTCCAGAGATCAGGGATGCACTAAATTTGTCGGAAGAGAAAGCAATCGATATCTTGAGGCCTGCAAAAGTAGCTTTCCAACAG GTTTACAGCAATATTGAGGGGTTAGAGCAAAGTCTTGGCCTGGATCCAAATGATCCAATAGTTCCATTCGTTCTTTTCCTTGGCACCTCAGCCACTCTATG GGTCTTTTATTGGGTTCGGACATATAGTGGTTACTCAGGAGATTTAACCCCTCAATCAACTTTAGATATCCTGACAGGGAAGGAAAATGCTGTGCTCATTGATATCCGGCCTGAC gttttgagagaaagagaTGGTGTTCCTGATCTTCGAAGAGTTGCTCGTTTTCGCTACACAAGTGTGACTCTGCCTGAG GTCAATGGGTCTCTTCGGAAGTTGTTGAAAAGCGGACAGGACCTTGATGACATCTTGACAGCTGCTGTTATTCGGAATTTGAAAATTGTTCAG GACAGATCCAAGGTTATAGTTATTGATGCTGATGGTACTCGTTCAAAAGGAGTTGCAAGATCCTTGAGAAAACTTGGGGTCAAG AAACCTTACTTGGTTCAAGGTGGCTTTGAGTCTTGGGTGAAACAGAGCCTCCGAGTAAAGGATCTCAAAGCTGAGACAACACTTACCATATTAAATGAG GAAGCTGAGGCAATTCTGGAGGATATCAGACCTTCTCCTGTACAAGTTGTTGGTTATGGTGTG GGTTTGATTGCTTCATCATATGCTCTACTAG AATGGGAGAAGACATTGCAATTTATTGGCGTCTTTGGCCTTGCTCAG ACCATTTTTCGACGCGTTGCTTCTTATGAGAATGCTGAAGATCTTAAGCAAGATGTGAG GCTATTGCTTGCTCCTGTTAGACTTGGAAGTCAGGTGTTTACATGGGCTGCTGGGAAGTTAGAATCAAACCGCATTGGACTACCCACATCTCCTTCGTCCTTGGATGTTCAAAACCGTGTTCTGCAGGCTGCTGCAAAGCATGAATCACAACCATCCGATATTGAAGCTGTCCCAGATTCATCGCCTCAATCAACAATTCCAGTCAACGAGAATGTAGATCTCTCTGAAGCATAG